In one Rutidosis leptorrhynchoides isolate AG116_Rl617_1_P2 chromosome 8, CSIRO_AGI_Rlap_v1, whole genome shotgun sequence genomic region, the following are encoded:
- the LOC139862381 gene encoding mitochondrial uncoupling protein 5-like — protein sequence MGLKGFVEGGIASIVAGCSTHPLDLIKVRMQLQGENHQVRPAPASLGTNIPVTGPPRVGPVAVGMRIIQQDGAAALFSGISATVLRQTLYSTTRMGLYDVLKIRWTDPETGNMKLWKKIGAGLIAGGIGAAVGNPADVAMVRMQADGRLPAAQRRNYKSVVDAITQMTKNEGIGSLWRGSSLTVNRAMLVTASQLASYDQIKEAILEKGVMKDGLGTHVTASFAAGFVASVVTNPIDVIKTRVMNMKVEPGKVPPYAGAADCALKTIRTEGPMALYKGFIPTISRQGPFTIVLFVTLEQVRKLLKDF from the coding sequence atgggattAAAAGGATTTGTTGAAGGTGGCATAGCATCAATAGTAGCCGGATGTTCAACACACCCCCTTGATCTCATCAAGGTCCGGATGCAACTTCAAGGTGAAAACCATCAGGTTCGACCCGCTCCGGCTTCATTGGGTACCAACATCCCCGTCACCGGCCCTCCACGTGTAGGGCCAGTTGCTGTTGGGATGCGGATCATTCAACAAGACGGAGCGGCTGCCTTATTTTCCGGCATATCTGCTACCGTTCTCCGTCAAACGCTTTATTCTACTACTCGTATGGGTCTCTATGATGTGCTGAAAATCAGATGGACAGATCCTGAAACCGGAAACATGAAACTTTGGAAAAAGATAGGTGCCGGATTGATCGCTGGTGGAATCGGTGCTGCGGTTGGAAACCCGGCTGACGTGGCAATGGTTCGAATGCAGGCCGATGGGAGGCTGCCAGCAGCGCAACGTCGTAATTATAAGAGCGTTGTGGATGCAATCACACAAATGACGAAAAACGAGGGGATTGGTAGTCTGTGGCGCGGTTCATCTCTTACGGTGAACCGCGCAATGTTAGTAACTGCATCGCAGTTGGCATCGTACGATCAGATCAAGGAGGCGATATTGGAAAAGGGTGTGATGAAAGACGGGCTCGGTACTCATGTGACTGCAAGTTTTGCGGCTGGGTTTGTGGCTTCTGTAGTCACGAACCCAATCGATGTGATTAAGACTCGGGTTATGAATATGAAGGTGGAGCCTGGAAAAGTGCCACCGTATGCGGGCGCAGCTGATTGCGCCCTGAAAACTATCAGAACTGAAGGTCCGATGGCTCTATACAAAGGATTTATTCCTACAATATCAAGGCAGGGACCATTTACTATAGTGTTATTTGTCACATTGGAACAGGTCAGGAAATTGTTAAAAGATTTCTGA